In the genome of Desulfuromonas sp. DDH964, one region contains:
- a CDS encoding VOC family protein: MKVMRMDNVGIVVKDIDTAIQFFTELGLALEGRMPIDGEWAGRVTGVHGQRVEIAMMRTPDGNSRIELSRFDAPAIASDHRTAPVNSLGYQRVMFTVEDLDDTLARLGKLGATLVDEVVDYENIYRLCYIRGPEGILIGLAQQLGQQNARENPMEPTR; encoded by the coding sequence ATGAAAGTCATGCGCATGGACAACGTTGGCATCGTGGTGAAAGACATTGATACCGCAATTCAGTTTTTCACGGAACTCGGCCTTGCCCTTGAAGGCCGCATGCCCATCGATGGTGAATGGGCCGGTCGCGTCACCGGAGTACACGGCCAGCGTGTCGAGATCGCCATGATGCGTACCCCTGATGGCAACAGCCGCATCGAGCTTTCGCGCTTTGACGCCCCCGCCATCGCGTCCGACCATCGCACCGCTCCCGTGAACTCGCTGGGGTACCAGCGCGTCATGTTCACCGTCGAGGACCTCGACGACACCCTCGCCCGGCTTGGCAAGCTCGGTGCGACGTTGGTCGATGAAGTTGTCGATTACGAAAACATCTACCGGCTCTGCTACATCCGGGGTCCCGAGGGAATTCTCATCGGTCTCGCCCAACAGCTCGGGCAACAGAACGCCCGGGAGAATCCCATGGAGCCTACGCGCTGA
- a CDS encoding MarR family winged helix-turn-helix transcriptional regulator: MKSLTPQQLARRLADECIAFRVRLLNRVVTGVYDAVLKPFGVTVNQTTILAMLTLAGEVGPGAIGRELAMEKSTVSRNLERMRKNGWIETTAGGVRVTAAGRALFSSLHPAWEQAQADAERLLGEAGVGAIEGLHQSLRQTRNDG, translated from the coding sequence ATGAAATCCCTCACCCCCCAGCAACTGGCCCGGCGTCTCGCCGACGAATGCATCGCCTTTCGCGTGCGGCTGCTGAACCGGGTCGTCACCGGCGTCTACGATGCGGTCCTTAAGCCCTTCGGCGTCACCGTCAACCAGACCACCATCCTCGCCATGCTGACGCTGGCCGGCGAGGTCGGTCCCGGCGCCATCGGCCGCGAACTGGCGATGGAGAAGTCGACGGTCAGCCGCAATCTGGAACGGATGCGGAAAAACGGCTGGATCGAGACCACCGCGGGAGGGGTCCGGGTGACGGCTGCCGGGCGCGCGCTCTTCTCGTCCCTCCATCCTGCCTGGGAACAGGCTCAGGCCGATGCCGAACGGCTGCTGGGGGAGGCGGGGGTCGGCGCGATCGAGGGGCTGCACCAGAGCCTGCGTCAAACCCGGAATGACGGGTGA
- a CDS encoding VOC family protein, whose product MTGQQIVPHFWFNKQAREAAAFHVAAFGGDSEVTNVTTLTDTPSGEVDVVQFRLLGYEFMSISAGTFFQINPALSFIVNFDPAQRPDAGEALEALWVKLISGGRALMPLDRYPFSERYGWVEDKYGVSWQLILSNPAGEPRPAIIPALLFTGAVCGRAEAALNFYTEVFKQTREGLVARYGPGMEPDREGTLMFADFMLQGQWFAVMDSARDHNFVFNEAVSLMVHCDTQAEIDYFWGKLSAVPQAEQCGWLKDKFGVSWQIVPAKMGELMGGTPEQRARVTQAFLRMKKFDIAVLEAAYAG is encoded by the coding sequence ATGACCGGGCAACAGATCGTTCCCCATTTCTGGTTCAACAAACAAGCCAGGGAGGCGGCCGCCTTCCACGTTGCTGCCTTCGGCGGCGACTCGGAAGTAACCAACGTCACGACCCTCACCGACACCCCCTCGGGCGAGGTGGATGTCGTCCAGTTCCGGCTGCTCGGTTACGAATTCATGTCGATCAGCGCCGGCACCTTTTTTCAGATCAACCCGGCGCTCTCCTTCATCGTCAATTTCGACCCGGCGCAGCGTCCCGACGCCGGGGAGGCGCTGGAGGCGTTATGGGTCAAGCTGATCAGCGGCGGCAGGGCCTTGATGCCGCTCGACCGCTACCCCTTCAGCGAACGCTACGGCTGGGTCGAGGACAAATACGGCGTCTCCTGGCAGCTGATCCTCAGCAACCCCGCCGGGGAGCCGCGGCCGGCAATCATCCCCGCGCTCCTCTTCACCGGCGCGGTGTGCGGCCGGGCCGAGGCGGCGCTGAATTTTTACACCGAAGTCTTCAAGCAGACGCGCGAAGGGCTGGTGGCCCGCTACGGCCCCGGCATGGAACCGGACCGGGAAGGGACGCTGATGTTCGCCGATTTCATGCTGCAGGGTCAGTGGTTCGCGGTGATGGATTCGGCCCGCGACCACAACTTTGTCTTCAACGAGGCGGTGTCGCTGATGGTCCACTGCGACACCCAGGCGGAGATCGACTATTTCTGGGGCAAACTCTCGGCGGTGCCGCAGGCCGAACAGTGCGGCTGGCTCAAGGACAAGTTCGGTGTTTCCTGGCAGATCGTCCCGGCGAAGATGGGCGAACTGATGGGTGGCACCCCGGAACAGCGCGCCCGGGTGACGCAGGCCTTCCTCAGGATGAAGAAGTTCGACATTGCCGTGCTCGAAGCCGCCTATGCCGGATGA
- a CDS encoding hydrogenase maturation protease, producing the protein MIGVGNPLAGDDGVGIAVIEELEREGVAPGVEVIDGGTGGLTLLSLMAGARAVLLVDALAMGRAPGSVAGFRYEAGVFRADGAGLSLHQAGLGEVLALAAELGELPELFIVGIEPESLELGQGLSEPVAAALPQAVAAVHEWLAQFPGR; encoded by the coding sequence GTGATCGGTGTCGGCAATCCCCTCGCCGGCGATGACGGGGTCGGGATCGCGGTGATCGAGGAGCTGGAACGGGAAGGGGTGGCGCCGGGGGTCGAGGTGATCGACGGTGGTACTGGTGGCCTGACATTATTGAGCCTGATGGCGGGGGCGCGGGCGGTGCTCCTGGTCGATGCCCTGGCGATGGGGCGGGCGCCGGGGAGCGTGGCCGGTTTTCGCTACGAAGCGGGGGTCTTCCGCGCCGATGGTGCGGGGCTTTCGCTGCACCAGGCCGGGCTCGGGGAGGTGCTTGCCCTGGCCGCCGAGCTGGGGGAACTGCCGGAGCTCTTCATCGTCGGCATCGAGCCGGAATCTCTCGAGCTCGGGCAGGGTCTCTCAGAACCGGTCGCGGCGGCGTTGCCGCAGGCGGTGGCGGCGGTGCATGAGTGGCTGGCGCAGTTCCCCGGAAGGTGA
- a CDS encoding DUF1127 domain-containing protein, with protein sequence MKTLSLERIATRRSETGWGGALLLAGRALLEALKRRRNWARGLSQLQEMDDRMLADLGISRADVDQMARKGPGWVPERRGGGFSGTA encoded by the coding sequence ATGAAAACCCTTTCGCTGGAACGCATCGCAACAAGACGCAGCGAAACCGGCTGGGGCGGCGCCCTGCTGCTCGCCGGCCGGGCGCTGCTGGAGGCGCTCAAGCGCCGGCGCAACTGGGCCCGGGGGCTGAGCCAGCTGCAGGAGATGGACGACCGCATGCTCGCCGATCTCGGCATATCAAGGGCCGATGTCGACCAGATGGCCCGCAAGGGGCCGGGCTGGGTGCCGGAGCGACGGGGCGGCGGATTCTCCGGGACGGCATAG
- a CDS encoding aminotransferase-like domain-containing protein: protein MPEASLPLYEQVAGRIATLVTEGTFRPGERVPSLRRLSRQLQVSLNTVKEAYALLEDRRVLEARPQSGYYVRGRLPEIPAEPKLNPPALAPTEVSTGQLFRMVLRDSLDPQLLPFGIAIPNPDLLPVARLNRMLSEETRRHPLPSVSYAIPPGYERLRQQIAQRMLAAGCALHPEQIVITSGCAEAVALALRALCRPGDTVAIETPVYFNFLQLIEDLQLKTLEIPTSPLTGISLDALDYALESHPGQVKACLVISNFHNPLGGTLGDDDKERLVALLERHGVPLIEDDIYGDLSFSDQRPSVAKAWDKSSNVLLCSSFSKTLAPGYRVGWIASGRYQEQIERAKMITNVATATPPQLAIAAFLANGGYDRHLRSIRRVYARQVAQMADAIGRHFPEGTRVTRPQGGFVLWVEMPAGIDSRRLYERAKRERISIAPGPLFSATGRFGNCLRLNAAFYSEKAEGAVETLGRIAKELVGVGG from the coding sequence ATGCCGGAAGCTTCGCTCCCCCTCTACGAACAGGTCGCCGGACGCATCGCCACCCTGGTCACCGAAGGGACTTTTCGCCCCGGCGAGCGCGTCCCCTCCCTGCGCCGGCTCAGCCGGCAGCTGCAGGTCAGCCTTAACACCGTCAAGGAGGCCTACGCCCTCCTCGAAGACCGCCGCGTCCTCGAGGCGCGCCCCCAGTCGGGCTATTACGTGCGCGGCCGGCTGCCGGAGATCCCCGCCGAACCGAAGCTCAATCCGCCGGCCCTGGCGCCGACCGAGGTCAGCACCGGCCAGCTCTTCCGCATGGTGCTGCGCGACTCCCTCGACCCTCAGCTCCTCCCCTTCGGCATCGCCATCCCCAATCCCGACCTGCTGCCGGTCGCCCGCCTTAACCGCATGCTCAGCGAGGAGACCCGGCGCCACCCGCTGCCGTCGGTCTCCTACGCCATCCCGCCGGGATACGAGCGGCTGCGGCAGCAGATCGCCCAGCGCATGCTCGCCGCCGGCTGCGCCCTCCATCCGGAGCAGATCGTCATCACCTCCGGCTGCGCCGAGGCGGTCGCCCTCGCCCTGCGCGCCCTCTGCCGCCCCGGCGACACGGTGGCGATCGAGACGCCGGTCTACTTCAACTTCCTGCAGCTGATCGAGGATCTGCAGCTCAAGACCCTGGAGATCCCGACGTCGCCGCTGACCGGCATCAGCCTCGACGCCCTCGACTACGCCCTGGAGAGCCACCCGGGACAGGTCAAGGCCTGCCTCGTCATCTCCAACTTCCACAACCCCCTCGGCGGCACCCTCGGCGACGACGACAAGGAGCGGCTGGTGGCACTGCTCGAGCGACACGGCGTGCCGCTGATTGAGGACGACATCTACGGCGATCTCTCCTTCTCCGACCAGCGTCCGTCCGTCGCCAAGGCCTGGGACAAGAGCAGCAACGTCCTGCTCTGCTCCTCCTTCTCCAAGACCCTGGCCCCCGGCTACCGGGTCGGCTGGATCGCCTCCGGGCGGTACCAGGAGCAGATCGAGCGGGCCAAGATGATCACCAACGTCGCCACCGCCACCCCGCCGCAGCTCGCCATCGCCGCCTTCCTCGCCAACGGCGGCTACGACCGCCACCTGCGCAGCATCCGCCGCGTCTACGCCCGCCAGGTGGCGCAGATGGCCGACGCCATCGGTCGCCACTTCCCGGAAGGAACCCGCGTCACCCGTCCGCAGGGGGGCTTCGTCCTCTGGGTCGAGATGCCCGCCGGCATCGACTCGCGGCGCCTCTACGAACGCGCCAAGCGCGAGCGGATCAGCATCGCGCCGGGTCCGCTCTTCTCGGCGACGGGTCGGTTCGGCAACTGTCTGCGGCTCAATGCGGCTTTCTATTCGGAAAAGGCGGAAGGGGCGGTGGAAACTTTGGGGCGGATTGCTAAGGAGTTGGTGGGCGTGGGGGGATAG
- a CDS encoding sterol desaturase family protein, whose amino-acid sequence MGTKTIRQFFTPFLDRMARMSQTPANYWGEFALDIPIGIGLVLYGLHRLETRPALALLTFLVGLFLFSFVEYFFHRWLFHGSIPIMVEGHREHHRNPLGYSSLPFFLPALVLFGLLVLFDLLLPSGFGALLIGAVAFGYVAYGVGHFLIHHLRFHYRLAQQWAGNHLTHHYHPTTNFGVTSPLWDRVFSTRYQRR is encoded by the coding sequence ATGGGAACGAAAACAATCCGACAGTTCTTCACGCCTTTTCTCGATCGGATGGCGCGGATGTCGCAGACCCCGGCGAACTACTGGGGCGAATTCGCCCTCGATATCCCGATCGGGATCGGGCTGGTTCTGTACGGCCTGCATCGTCTCGAGACCCGGCCGGCCCTGGCTCTTTTGACCTTCCTGGTCGGGCTGTTCCTGTTCAGTTTTGTCGAATATTTCTTTCACCGCTGGCTGTTCCACGGCTCGATCCCCATCATGGTAGAGGGGCACCGGGAGCACCATCGCAATCCGCTCGGCTACTCCAGCCTCCCCTTCTTCCTCCCCGCCCTGGTGCTGTTCGGCCTGCTGGTTCTCTTCGATCTGCTGTTGCCGAGCGGTTTCGGCGCCCTGCTGATCGGGGCCGTCGCTTTCGGCTACGTTGCCTACGGCGTCGGTCACTTTCTGATTCACCACCTGCGATTCCATTATCGCCTTGCCCAGCAGTGGGCCGGCAATCATCTCACCCACCACTACCACCCCACCACCAACTTCGGGGTGACCTCGCCGCTCTGGGACCGGGTTTTTTCGACGCGCTACCAGAGGCGTTGA
- a CDS encoding phosphorylase family protein has product MPIARESEGVTCLATLSENRGLHSYLCRNRDGTPFIAATSGMGAPSLSIVVNELVAVGVRTVIRVGTSGGIAPPVHAGDLVISSAALCRQGAAADIAPAEYPAAADPFLTVALAGAAQRLGIRAHLGVTASVDTFYEGQERSDSANPVLLRQLRGVTEEYRQLRILNYEMEAGTLFKMGLVYGFAAGCVCAVLAERLVTEAVDLQVKQQAERDAVRVALAAMETSRAGT; this is encoded by the coding sequence ATACCCATCGCCCGGGAGTCGGAGGGGGTGACCTGCCTGGCGACCCTGTCGGAAAACCGGGGGTTGCACAGCTACCTCTGCCGCAACCGGGACGGAACTCCCTTCATCGCCGCCACCAGCGGCATGGGGGCGCCGTCGCTGTCGATCGTGGTCAACGAACTGGTCGCGGTCGGCGTGCGCACCGTCATCCGCGTCGGTACCAGCGGCGGCATCGCGCCGCCGGTGCACGCCGGCGACCTGGTGATCTCCAGCGCCGCGCTCTGCCGCCAGGGGGCCGCGGCGGACATCGCCCCGGCCGAATACCCGGCGGCGGCCGATCCGTTTTTGACCGTGGCGCTGGCCGGGGCGGCGCAGCGGCTCGGCATTCGCGCCCACCTCGGCGTGACCGCCAGCGTCGACACCTTCTACGAGGGACAGGAGCGCAGCGATTCGGCCAACCCCGTCCTGTTGCGCCAGCTGCGCGGCGTCACCGAGGAATACCGCCAGCTGCGCATCCTCAATTACGAGATGGAGGCCGGCACCCTGTTCAAGATGGGCTTGGTCTACGGCTTCGCGGCCGGCTGCGTCTGCGCGGTGCTGGCCGAGCGGCTGGTGACCGAGGCGGTCGACCTGCAGGTCAAGCAGCAGGCCGAGCGGGATGCCGTGCGCGTGGCGCTGGCGGCAATGGAAACTTCCCGGGCGGGCACTTGA